The genomic window CTGCCCGGCGTCGTGCCGCTCCTGTCGGCGCTCCGGGAGCGCGGGCTGCGCACCGCGGTCGCATCATCATCGCGGCGCGCCTGGATCGTCCGGGTGCTCGAGCGACTTGGGCTCACGGCCCAGTTCGACGCGGCGGCGGGCGGCGATGAGGTCCAACAGGCGAAGCCCCAGCCCGACGTGTACCTCCTGGCCGCGCGGCGCCTCGAGATGGCGCCGCATACCTGCGTGGCGCTCGAGGATAGCCAGAACGGCGTGCGCTCGGCGAAGGCCGCGGGGATGACGTGCATCGCGGTGCCTTCAGCGCTCACCCGGCAGATGGACTTCTCCGCAGCCGACCTGGTTGTCGCGAGTCTGGGAGAGGTCACGTTGGAGACGATCGCGGCATTCGGGAGCGCGAAGGCGTAGGTGCGCGCTGTGTCGAACCGGACGGCGATGAGGATTGCGACGCTCCTGCCGAGCGCGACCGAAATCGTCTCCGCGCTCGGGCTCGCGGGCGACATCGTCGGGGTCACGCACGAATGTGACTT from bacterium includes these protein-coding regions:
- a CDS encoding HAD family hydrolase, giving the protein MISAVIFDLDGLIIDSETPEVLAWQAIYARYGMTFPIASWLLNVGRNDRPWDPLNPFRVPESPASPEAVAALWREQADALMHEYFKPLPGVVPLLSALRERGLRTAVASSSRRAWIVRVLERLGLTAQFDAAAGGDEVQQAKPQPDVYLLAARRLEMAPHTCVALEDSQNGVRSAKAAGMTCIAVPSALTRQMDFSAADLVVASLGEVTLETIAAFGSAKA
- a CDS encoding cobalamin-binding protein is translated as MRIATLLPSATEIVSALGLAGDIVGVTHECD